A single window of Nakaseomyces glabratus chromosome G, complete sequence DNA harbors:
- the REF2 gene encoding RNA-processing protein REF2 (CAGL0G08382g~Protein of unknown function): MSMETATQVNVDHALPISKIEQIKADLRDYYGVKELSEEQSESINQHINILDAALMQFMSDNHTLEKKHADTQDVNLNLYHGLKRMYNDLLHELGRVKEEKTNTETTDRNNPLEYMADELPYQQTAQRKAYIDSLIMKDDYDEQLKREGTKFLDVMAQLSVLDSSIEENTKSYGMLVRKLGFTLQDLDERIRNGSKALETDDKIDKPIDENNEDDSKAESKEDAKKKISFSKYLKKDETTKRSRNDELNEESEQNKKLKVDDDNGYDNNENINNGLRPILKKRENNKSKSKSSGIKFQTESALVTIYGDGLPQDGLTVSPEELKKILKPFKPGQPREFPLVDNLPNVIKVPKLDLRFDENVNSSDISELKGGPVPCGTRTPLTCRINFNRYSADLEKPAREPVNLDDGDSSKPIIARAFGQNKLLLRKDRGGLPYRRVPDVVRNNYPIRPR; encoded by the coding sequence ATGAGCATGGAGACCGCAACACAGGTCAATGTCGACCATGCGTTGCCGATATCGAAGATCGAACAAATAAAGGCGGATCTGAGGGACTACTATGGAGTTAAGGAACTTTCAGAGGAGCAATCCGAGTCTATCAATCAGCACATCAATATACTTGATGCTGCTTTGATGCAGTTTATGAGTGATAATCACACTTTGGAGAAGAAGCATGCAGATACTCAAGATGTCAATTTAAATCTGTATCATGGTCTGAAAAGGATGTATAACGACCTATTGCATGAGTTAGGCCGAGTTAAAGAGGAAAAAACTAACACCGAAACTACAGATCGCAACAATCCTTTGGAATACATGGCTGATGAATTACCTTACCAACAGACCGCACAACGGAAGGCATATATTGACTCACTTATTATGAAAGATGATTACGATGAGCAACTAAAAAGAGAAGGTACAAAGTTTCTTGATGTAATGGCACAACTCTCTGTTCTTGATTCCTCCATCgaagaaaatacaaaatcaTACGGTATGCTAGTACGCAAGCTAGGTTTTACTTTACAAGATCTCGATGAAAGGATACGAAATGGCTCGAAAGCGTTAGAAACAGATGACAAGATTGATAAGCCAATAGATGaaaacaatgaagatgattcGAAAGCTGAGTCAAAAGAGGATgctaagaaaaaaatatcattttccaaatatttgaaaaaagatGAAACTACCAAACGATCAAGAAATGATGAACTAAATGAAGAATCAGagcaaaataaaaagttgAAAGTAGATGACGATAACGGTTATGataacaatgaaaatataaataatggTCTAAGACCCATTCTCAAGAAACGGGAAAATaacaaatcaaaatcaaaatcttccGGTATCAAATTCCAAACAGAGTCAGCACTTGTAACAATATATGGTGATGGTTTACCGCAAGATGGTTTAACAGTATCACCAGAAGAACttaagaaaatattgaagcCATTTAAACCAGGACAACCGAGGGAATTTCCTCTGGTTGATAATTTACCAAACGTTATTAAGGTACCGAAATTAGACCTACGTTTCGATGAGAATGTGAATAGTTCTGATATTTCAGAACTAAAAGGTGGCCCTGTACCTTGTGGGACAAGGACGCCCCTTACTTGTAGAATAAATTTTAATAGGTATAGTGCAGACTTAGAAAAACCTGCCAGAGAACCTGTCAACTTAGATGATGGAGATTCGTCAAAACCTATTATTGCAAGAGCCTTCGGCCAGAATAAACTGCTCTTGAGAAAAGACAGAGGTGGATTGCCCTATAGAAGAGTTCCTGATGTAGTCAGAAACAACTACCCTATAAGGCCAAGGTAG